In Desulfopila inferna, the DNA window ATCATGAGTACAGGAAAGATCAGTCAGCGCATTCAGTATTTTATGGAAAAAAGAGAGATAGACACCTGCAAACTTGCCGAAGCAACAGGCCTGGATACGAAATTTATCGAGACCATGCTCTCCGCAAATATCTATCCGCCGCTGGGTCCTCTAATCAAAATTGCACGTACCCTTGGGGTACGCCTGGGAACCTTTCTCGACGACCAGCAAACCACCGACCCGTATATCGTGCGGGAGGCCGACAGGACAGCCAACTTCAGCGTGCTTGCCGAGAAAAACAAGCCGGCTTCGTTAAATTTTTTCTCTTTAGGGATGGGGAAAACAGATCGTCACATGGAACCCTTTTTTATTGAAATTCTCCCGGAATCGGCTACCCGGAAAACTCTTTCCTCCCATGAGGGCGAGGAATGGATAGCGGTGGTTCAGGGAAGCATAGAGGTCATTTACGGCAAGGAGACCTATATCCTCGAAGAAGGCGACAGCGTCTACTATAATTCCATAGTGCCTCATTACGTCAGCTGCAAGGGTGCTGTGAAAGCGCAGATCCACGCAGTGGTCTACATACCGGAGTGAGGGAGAGTTATGGAGAATATCAGCCCGCTGCAAGAACTTACCCTTGGCCAAATCCTTGATCAGACCGTTGAGAAATTTCCGGATAATGACGCCATCGTTTACGTCGACAGAGATTTCCGCCTGACTTACCGGCAATTTTCGCAAGCTGTCGATGAAATGGCCAAAGGCCTCATGGCCCTTGGCATCCAAAAAGGGGAGAAGGTGGCGGTATGGGCGACTAATATTCCCAATTGGGTGATCTTGCAGTTTGCTACCGCGAAAATGGGGGCAATCCTTCTCACCGTCAATACAAACTACAAGAGT includes these proteins:
- a CDS encoding cupin domain-containing protein, translating into MSTGKISQRIQYFMEKREIDTCKLAEATGLDTKFIETMLSANIYPPLGPLIKIARTLGVRLGTFLDDQQTTDPYIVREADRTANFSVLAEKNKPASLNFFSLGMGKTDRHMEPFFIEILPESATRKTLSSHEGEEWIAVVQGSIEVIYGKETYILEEGDSVYYNSIVPHYVSCKGAVKAQIHAVVYIPE